A window from Drosophila yakuba strain Tai18E2 chromosome 3L, Prin_Dyak_Tai18E2_2.1, whole genome shotgun sequence encodes these proteins:
- the LOC26535091 gene encoding peritrophin-44 has protein sequence MLNLKLGVLLGCLLLVASSALSASVGDYEELCRLFKNGTKVRKPGTCDQYIQCYDGDGTVLTCPSNQFFNPSKDACVATMDNSNKYCGNRCEGLDGEWVADPTECHKYFYCMNGVPLEGMCPVGQHFDESSQACLYGKDSICVDVNNICELVAAETKFRNDKDCGYYYQCDKIGKHATKTCITSKKTEYFDVESGKCVEANKVECTAHSKENVCSISKEMQLKSDNATCRGYFVCKALYPVVDLDPQWAQCPEGYFFDEDRQVCGTATSVVCTHNRCEGRGTMLVTSSSNNCHNYIRCVDNKEVTEETCHLDYFFDETVEACSSKIIYDKCCDDRD, from the exons ATGCTGA ACCTTAAACTTGGAGTGCTCCTCGGATGCCTTCTCCTGGTGGCTTCTTCCGCTCTGTCGGCGAGTGTTGGTGACTACGAGGAGCTGTGTCGGCTGTTCAAGAACGGCACCAAGGTTCGTAAGCCCGGCACCTGCGACCAGTACATCCAGTGTTACGATGGCGACGGCACCGTCCTGACCTGCCCCTCCAACCAGTTCTTCAATCCCAGCAAGGACGCGTGCGTAGCCACGATGGACAATAGCAACAAGTACTGCGGCAATCGCTGCGAGGGATTGGATGGCGAATGGGTGGCCGATCCGACCGAGTGCCACAAGTACTTTTACTGCATGAACGGCGTACCGCTGGAGGGTATGTGTCCCGTGGGCCAGCACTTCGATGAGAGCTCTCAGGCCTGCCTGTATGGCAAGGACTCCATATGCGTGGATGTGAACAACATTTGTGAACTGGTGGCGGCAGAAACGAAGTTCCGGAACGACAAGGACTGCGGCTACTACTACCAGTGTGACAAGATCGGGAAGCATGCGACCAAGACCTGCATTACAAGCAAGAAGACAGAGTACTTCGATGTGGAGAGCGGCAAATGCGTGGAAGCCAATAAGGTGGAGTGCACCGCCCACTCAAAGGAGAACGTCTGCTCCATCAGCAAAGAGATGCAACTTAAGTCCGACAATGCCACCTGCCGTGGCTATTTCGTCTGCAAGGCTCTCTATCCTGTAGTTGACCTGGATCCCCAGTGGGCGCAGTGCCCCGAGGGCTACTTCTTCGACGAGGATCGGCAGGTCTGCGGCACGGCCACCTCGGTGGTGTGCACCCACAACAGATGCGAGGGACGCGGCACGATGCTGgtgaccagcagcagcaacaactgccaCAACTACATCCGATGCGTGGACAATAAGGAGGTGACGGAGGAAACCTGCCACTTGGACTACTTCTTCGACGAGACAGTGGAGGCCTGTTCCTCCAAGATCATCTATGATAAGTGTTGCGATGACCGGGATTAG
- the LOC6534836 gene encoding peritrophin-44 isoform X1 produces the protein MGAFNVRICVVAACLFLASQATGYTMDDLCKQWSGTGYIGNPSNCRGWGYCKNQQTVKWGTCGDELVFNAQTGSCEYATTTPCSTSAVQTCSAIKSPIYVANLLNCTEYAHCDGQGKIAYGDCGVGGVFSESTTSCKWGPACPQDNICRFMPSNIFVGDPNKCGNYINCINGYGTSTACTESPSIYYNAATGKCQSTNPCTGGNTNSGDSQFTVGQISEEACNTEDFDAAEALTVDGETVDYKYVSDSETCYGYYYCAKAGALGYWNQCPTGTQFNSKLGKCVSPASFVCTHNRCGNVNSKFMAVEGCLSYTICSSGATASCPSTSKYYDEVNNICTNTIPKYTICSST, from the exons ATGGGAG CATTCAATGTTAGGATCTGTGTCGTGGCGGCCTGTCTTTTCCTGGCGTCGCAGGCCACCGGCTACACGATGGACGATCTGTGCAAACAGTGGTCGGGCACTGGCTACATCGGCAATCCGAGCAACTGCCGTGGTTGGGGATACTGCAAGAACCAGCAGACTGTGAAGTGGGGTACCTGTGGTGACGAACTTGTCTTTAACGCGCAGACCGGAAGCTGTGAATACGCCACTACCACGCCGTGCTCCACCAGTGCCGTGCAAACTTGCTCCGCAATCAAATCTCCCATTTATGTGGCCAATTTGTTGAACTGCACCGAATACGCCCATTGCGATGGCCAGGGCAAAATCGCCTATGGCGATTGCGGCGTTGGAGGCGTCTTTTCGGAGTCCACCACGAGCTGTAAGTGGGGACCCGCCTGCCCGCAGGATAACATCTGCCGGTTCATGCCGTCCAACATCTTTGTTGGCGATCCGAATAAGTGCGGCAACTACATAAACTGCATCAATGGCTATGGCACTTCGACCGCATGTACCGAGTCCCCGAGTATATACTACAATGCAGCCACTGGCAAATGCCAGTCGACTAATCCGTGCACCGGCGGCAACACAAACAGTGGAGATTCCCAGTTTACTGTTGGACAAATAAGTGAAGAGGCATGTAACACAGAGGACTTTGATGCTGCAGAGGCCCTTACTGTAGACGGGGAAACGGTTGATTATAAGTACGTTAGTGATTCTGAAACCTGCTATGGTTACTACTACTGTGCAAAAGCCGGAGCCCTTGGCTATTGGAACCAATGTCCCACCGGTACCCAGTTCAATAGTAAGCTGGGCAAGTGCGTCTCGCCAGCCTCCTTTGTGTGTACCCATAACCGATGTGGAAACGTTAACAGCAAATTCATGGCCGTTGAGGGTTGTCTGAGCTACACGATCTGTTCCAGCGGAGCAACCGCTAGTTGTCCCTCCACATCGAAGTACTACGACGAGGTGAACAATATCTGCACCAACACAATCCCCAAATACACTATTTGTTCGTCGACGTAG
- the LOC6534835 gene encoding peritrophin-44, which produces METPRAILGVALLLLLQTLDLVTARGEDICRLFSNNTVIRDPESCSQSITCIDSVSHYSRCTGSTPFFDKDTGKCVKSLSTSTSSCSISCEDRTTQFLADPKSCYGYYYCADEDTPMYGTCPQDTHFNATTQMCSRQYESDCTTSTFEYCNIVKNSVNFDNLQGCNMYHVCEKGVLKDKTCSKTYYQASTGECVSKALVDCDAHPLPTDVCGKASKPYENKFVADEATCRGYFYCAKQKDGTPDANPQWNQCPQDKFFDATSQMCIAPTSVKCSYDRCDGRTASFVESATKGCRNYLSCSGGVTVAENSCGNYFFNEELGACTPSVQTYTACKS; this is translated from the exons ATGGAAA CACCGAGAGCTATCCTGGGCGTAGcactgctgctactgctgcaaACCCTAGATTTGGTAACTGCCCGGGGTGAAGACATCTGCCGCTTGTTCTCCAATAATACGGTGATCCGAGATCCCGAGTCCTGCAGTCAGTCGATCACGTGCATCGATTCCGTGAGCCACTACAGTAGATGTACGGGATCTACTCCGTTTTTCGACAAGGACACGGGCAAATGCGTGAAATCACtgtccacatccacgtccagCTGCTCGATTTCCTGCGAGGATCGGACCACACAATTCCTGGCCGATCCCAAGTCCTGCTATGGCTATTATTACTGTGCGGATGAGGACACGCCCATGTACGGCACCTGTCCGCAGGACACCCACTTTAATGCCACCACCCAGATGTGTTCCCGTCAATACGAATCGGATTGCACCACCAGTACCTTCGAGTACTGCAACATTGTAAAGAATTCTGTCAACTTCGACAACCTACAGGGATGCAACATGTATCACGTCTGTGAGAAGGGCGTCCTGAAGGACAAGACATGCTCGAAAACCTATTACCAGGCCAGCACGGGCGAGTGTGTGTCCAAGGCTCTGGTGGATTGCGATGCCCATCCACTGCCCACGGATGTCTGCGGCAAGGCCAGTAAGCCCTACGAAAACAAGTTCGTCGCAGACGAAGCCACCTGTCGCGGCTACTTCTACTGCGCCAAGCAAAAGGATGGCACCCCGGACGCGAATCCCCAGTGGAACCAGTGTCCCCAGGATAAATTCTTCGATGCGACCAGCCAGATGTGCATAGCCCCCACTTCGGTCAAGTGCTCGTACGATCGCTGCGACGGTCGAACTGCTAGTTTTGTCGAAAGTGCCACAAAGGGCTGCCGCAACTATCTGAGCTGCTCCGGCGGAGTCACGGTGGCCGAGAACTCCTGCGGCAACTACTTCTTTAACGAGGAGCTGGGAGCATGCACTCCAAGTGTACAGACATACACCGCTTGCAAGTCGTAA
- the LOC6534836 gene encoding peritrophin-44 isoform X2: MEAFNVRICVVAACLFLASQATGYTMDDLCKQWSGTGYIGNPSNCRGWGYCKNQQTVKWGTCGDELVFNAQTGSCEYATTTPCSTSAVQTCSAIKSPIYVANLLNCTEYAHCDGQGKIAYGDCGVGGVFSESTTSCKWGPACPQDNICRFMPSNIFVGDPNKCGNYINCINGYGTSTACTESPSIYYNAATGKCQSTNPCTGGNTNSGDSQFTVGQISEEACNTEDFDAAEALTVDGETVDYKYVSDSETCYGYYYCAKAGALGYWNQCPTGTQFNSKLGKCVSPASFVCTHNRCGNVNSKFMAVEGCLSYTICSSGATASCPSTSKYYDEVNNICTNTIPKYTICSST, translated from the exons ATGGAAG CATTCAATGTTAGGATCTGTGTCGTGGCGGCCTGTCTTTTCCTGGCGTCGCAGGCCACCGGCTACACGATGGACGATCTGTGCAAACAGTGGTCGGGCACTGGCTACATCGGCAATCCGAGCAACTGCCGTGGTTGGGGATACTGCAAGAACCAGCAGACTGTGAAGTGGGGTACCTGTGGTGACGAACTTGTCTTTAACGCGCAGACCGGAAGCTGTGAATACGCCACTACCACGCCGTGCTCCACCAGTGCCGTGCAAACTTGCTCCGCAATCAAATCTCCCATTTATGTGGCCAATTTGTTGAACTGCACCGAATACGCCCATTGCGATGGCCAGGGCAAAATCGCCTATGGCGATTGCGGCGTTGGAGGCGTCTTTTCGGAGTCCACCACGAGCTGTAAGTGGGGACCCGCCTGCCCGCAGGATAACATCTGCCGGTTCATGCCGTCCAACATCTTTGTTGGCGATCCGAATAAGTGCGGCAACTACATAAACTGCATCAATGGCTATGGCACTTCGACCGCATGTACCGAGTCCCCGAGTATATACTACAATGCAGCCACTGGCAAATGCCAGTCGACTAATCCGTGCACCGGCGGCAACACAAACAGTGGAGATTCCCAGTTTACTGTTGGACAAATAAGTGAAGAGGCATGTAACACAGAGGACTTTGATGCTGCAGAGGCCCTTACTGTAGACGGGGAAACGGTTGATTATAAGTACGTTAGTGATTCTGAAACCTGCTATGGTTACTACTACTGTGCAAAAGCCGGAGCCCTTGGCTATTGGAACCAATGTCCCACCGGTACCCAGTTCAATAGTAAGCTGGGCAAGTGCGTCTCGCCAGCCTCCTTTGTGTGTACCCATAACCGATGTGGAAACGTTAACAGCAAATTCATGGCCGTTGAGGGTTGTCTGAGCTACACGATCTGTTCCAGCGGAGCAACCGCTAGTTGTCCCTCCACATCGAAGTACTACGACGAGGTGAACAATATCTGCACCAACACAATCCCCAAATACACTATTTGTTCGTCGACGTAG